The following are from one region of the Hymenobacter radiodurans genome:
- a CDS encoding NADH-quinone oxidoreductase subunit A, which translates to MFLALPAAQYQPSDYLPILVQLGFALAFVAFAMIVSHLVGPNRKSAVKDSSFECGIESVGNARTPISVKYFLTAILFVLFDVEVIFMYPWAVNFRSLGTEGFLQMIVFLALLMAGFVYVIKKGVLRWTER; encoded by the coding sequence ATGTTTCTTGCTCTTCCGGCTGCGCAATACCAGCCTTCTGACTATCTGCCCATTTTGGTTCAGCTAGGGTTCGCTTTAGCTTTTGTCGCTTTTGCGATGATTGTATCTCATTTAGTAGGCCCCAATCGTAAGAGTGCCGTTAAGGACAGCTCTTTTGAGTGCGGCATCGAGTCGGTGGGTAATGCCCGCACGCCGATTTCGGTGAAATACTTCCTAACAGCCATTCTATTCGTGCTGTTCGATGTGGAAGTAATCTTCATGTATCCTTGGGCCGTCAACTTCCGCTCGTTAGGTACAGAAGGCTTTTTACAGATGATTGTATTCCTGGCGCTGCTCATGGCAGGCTTCGTGTACGTTATCAAAAAGGGCGTATTACGCTGGACAGAGCGCTAA
- a CDS encoding NADH-quinone oxidoreductase subunit C — MAESNEESTVAQAAIAETDPNKLTNARVLTTLHQLFGEDAFTDVEEPYGLLTATTTRERIHEIIQTLHGEPTMQFNFLTTMCGIHYPEQEGQELGMIYHLHSLVHNVRLRLKIFFPITDPAVPTLTDVYATANWMEREAFDFFGIIFTGHPNLIRILNVEDMDYHPMRREYPLEDGTREDKTDLFFGR, encoded by the coding sequence ATGGCTGAATCGAACGAAGAATCCACTGTTGCTCAGGCTGCTATAGCTGAAACCGACCCTAATAAGTTGACCAATGCCCGGGTACTCACTACCCTGCATCAGCTATTCGGTGAAGATGCTTTCACCGATGTGGAAGAGCCTTACGGCTTGCTTACGGCCACTACCACGCGCGAGCGGATTCACGAAATCATTCAGACCCTGCACGGCGAGCCCACCATGCAGTTCAATTTTTTGACCACCATGTGCGGGATTCACTACCCCGAGCAGGAAGGCCAGGAGTTGGGCATGATTTATCATCTCCACAGTTTAGTGCACAATGTGCGCCTACGGCTGAAAATCTTCTTTCCAATTACCGATCCGGCCGTACCCACGCTCACCGACGTCTACGCCACGGCGAACTGGATGGAGCGCGAGGCTTTCGACTTCTTCGGCATCATCTTCACGGGCCACCCCAACCTCATCCGCATTCTGAATGTGGAGGATATGGACTACCACCCCATGCGGCGCGAATATCCGCTGGAGGATGGCACCCGCGAAGACAAAACTGACCTGTTTTTCGGCCGCTAG
- a CDS encoding NADH-quinone oxidoreductase subunit D, with the protein MAVNDTLEGTHKIHQEAREQQHNQLVPTLNDFSQELTTLNLGPTHPATHGIFQNILQMDGERIISGVPTIGYIHRAFEKIAERRPFYQITPLTDRMNYCSSPINNMGWHMTVEKLLGITVPKRAQYMRVIMMELARITDHLICNSILGVDTGAFTGFLYVFQEREKVYEIYEEVCGARLTTNMGRVGGMERDFSPVAIEKLRKWLKEFPAVMREFESMFTRNRIFMDRVVNVGPITAEKALNYGFTGPNLRAAGVDYDVRVMNPYSSYEDFDFEIPVGTNGDTYDRFLVRNEEIWQSLRIINQALDNLPEGPYHADAPHYYLPPKQAVYKNMEALIYHFKIIMGEIEAPVGEVYHSVEGGNGELGFYLVSDGGRTPYRLHFRRPCFIYYQAYSEMVVGTSLSDAIVILSSMNVIAGELDA; encoded by the coding sequence ATGGCAGTAAACGACACGCTGGAAGGCACCCATAAAATTCATCAAGAAGCCCGCGAGCAGCAGCACAACCAGCTCGTGCCCACCCTCAACGACTTCAGCCAGGAGCTGACAACGTTGAACCTGGGTCCGACTCACCCTGCTACCCACGGCATTTTTCAGAACATCCTGCAAATGGACGGGGAGCGGATTATTTCCGGCGTTCCCACCATTGGCTACATTCACCGGGCTTTCGAAAAGATTGCCGAGCGGCGCCCATTCTACCAGATTACGCCCCTCACCGACCGGATGAACTACTGTTCTAGCCCCATCAATAACATGGGCTGGCACATGACGGTGGAAAAGCTACTGGGCATCACAGTTCCAAAGCGCGCGCAGTACATGCGCGTGATCATGATGGAACTAGCGCGCATTACCGACCACCTAATCTGTAATTCGATTCTGGGAGTAGATACGGGTGCCTTTACCGGCTTCCTATACGTGTTCCAGGAGCGGGAAAAGGTCTACGAGATTTACGAGGAAGTATGCGGTGCGCGCCTCACGACCAATATGGGTCGGGTAGGCGGCATGGAGCGCGACTTTTCGCCGGTGGCTATTGAGAAGCTGCGCAAGTGGCTGAAGGAGTTTCCGGCCGTAATGCGTGAGTTTGAGAGCATGTTTACCCGCAACCGCATCTTTATGGATCGGGTAGTAAACGTAGGCCCAATCACGGCGGAGAAAGCCTTGAATTACGGCTTTACTGGTCCCAACCTGCGGGCTGCCGGCGTGGATTACGATGTGCGGGTAATGAATCCTTACTCGTCTTACGAGGACTTCGATTTCGAAATTCCAGTAGGTACGAATGGCGATACGTACGACCGCTTCCTAGTTCGCAACGAGGAAATTTGGCAGAGCTTGCGCATTATCAACCAAGCGCTTGACAACTTACCCGAAGGCCCTTACCACGCCGACGCGCCGCACTATTATTTGCCCCCCAAGCAGGCCGTGTACAAAAACATGGAGGCTCTGATCTACCACTTCAAAATCATCATGGGTGAGATTGAAGCCCCGGTGGGTGAGGTGTATCACTCCGTGGAGGGCGGCAACGGCGAGTTGGGCTTCTATCTAGTTTCGGATGGTGGCCGCACGCCGTATCGCCTGCATTTCCGTCGCCCCTGCTTTATTTACTACCAAGCCTACTCCGAAATGGTAGTAGGAACCAGCCTCTCCGACGCCATCGTGATTCTGAGTTCGATGAACGTAATTGCCGGCGAGCTGGACGCGTAG
- a CDS encoding NADH-quinone oxidoreductase subunit NuoE family protein, which translates to MEVTTAPAKPQFSAAAQAEIKRIITRYPEDRKKSALLPVLHIAQAEFGGWVSPEVQDLVAETLGLKPIEVYEVSSFYTMFNLKPVGKHVLEICRTGPCMLRGSDELTENLERITGAKVGETSPDGMFTIKMVECLAACGFAPVVQVREKYYESLETPEAVDAMLNELRSMVHRPILPWEEQKTNA; encoded by the coding sequence ATGGAAGTTACGACTGCTCCCGCTAAGCCTCAATTTTCGGCCGCTGCCCAAGCCGAGATTAAGCGCATTATCACGCGCTATCCTGAAGACCGTAAGAAGTCGGCTCTGCTGCCGGTGCTACACATTGCGCAAGCAGAGTTTGGTGGCTGGGTAAGCCCTGAAGTACAGGATTTGGTAGCCGAAACGCTGGGCCTCAAGCCAATTGAGGTGTATGAGGTTTCGTCGTTTTACACCATGTTCAACCTCAAGCCGGTTGGTAAGCACGTATTGGAAATCTGCCGCACAGGTCCTTGTATGTTGCGCGGTTCGGATGAGCTAACGGAAAACTTGGAGCGCATTACGGGAGCGAAGGTGGGCGAAACCTCACCCGACGGTATGTTTACCATTAAGATGGTCGAGTGCTTGGCAGCTTGCGGGTTTGCGCCGGTAGTGCAGGTGCGGGAGAAATACTACGAGAGTCTCGAAACACCGGAGGCCGTGGATGCCATGTTGAACGAACTCCGCAGCATGGTTCACCGGCCGATACTGCCGTGGGAAGAGCAGAAAACCAATGCTTAA
- the nuoH gene encoding NADH-quinone oxidoreductase subunit NuoH, producing MELPALGWQALVILVVFGVSLLIATYSTYAERVIAAFLQDRVGPDRAGPFGLLQPLADAVKLFTKEEFFPAGSNRALFVFGPCLAMVTALMASAVIPFGNYLQFGSTIIWLQGIEVNIGMLYVFGVVSLGVYGIMIGGWASNNKFSLLGAIRAASQNISYELAMGLSLIAVLMISETLSLREITLQQSVPGEWQFWNIVKQPLGFIIFIVCSFAETNRTPFDLPECETELVGGYHTEYSSMKMGLYLFAEYINVFVASAVMSVLYFGGFNFPFQYELRAFLAESQGAVTAHNIVTALGVVAIFVKIFSFIFFFMWVRWTLPRFRYDQLMRLGWTILIPLAIFNILLTGGLIVFNIIPQVPKWWLLQ from the coding sequence ATGGAACTTCCCGCACTGGGCTGGCAAGCCCTCGTTATTCTGGTGGTGTTTGGCGTTTCGCTGCTCATCGCCACGTATTCTACTTATGCGGAGCGCGTTATTGCGGCCTTCCTGCAAGACCGTGTCGGTCCGGACCGGGCGGGTCCTTTTGGCCTGCTTCAGCCACTGGCTGATGCCGTGAAACTGTTTACGAAAGAAGAGTTTTTCCCAGCTGGCTCTAACCGTGCGCTTTTCGTTTTCGGTCCGTGCCTAGCCATGGTTACGGCGCTGATGGCATCTGCTGTAATTCCTTTCGGCAACTACTTGCAGTTCGGCAGTACCATTATTTGGCTGCAGGGCATTGAGGTAAATATCGGAATGCTGTACGTGTTTGGCGTGGTCTCGCTGGGCGTATATGGTATTATGATTGGCGGCTGGGCTTCCAACAATAAGTTCTCGCTGCTAGGAGCTATTCGGGCCGCTTCGCAAAACATCAGCTACGAGCTGGCCATGGGCTTGTCCCTGATTGCTGTATTGATGATTAGCGAAACCTTATCACTCCGCGAAATCACGCTGCAGCAATCAGTACCGGGCGAGTGGCAATTCTGGAATATTGTAAAGCAGCCCCTGGGCTTTATCATCTTTATTGTCTGCTCTTTTGCTGAAACCAACCGTACTCCCTTCGATTTGCCTGAATGCGAAACGGAGTTGGTCGGCGGTTACCACACTGAGTACAGCTCCATGAAAATGGGCCTGTATTTATTCGCTGAATACATCAATGTGTTCGTGGCCTCGGCCGTGATGAGCGTGCTGTATTTTGGTGGCTTCAACTTCCCTTTTCAATATGAGTTGCGTGCTTTCTTGGCTGAGTCGCAGGGAGCAGTTACAGCTCATAATATCGTAACTGCGCTGGGCGTAGTAGCGATTTTTGTCAAAATCTTCTCCTTCATCTTCTTCTTCATGTGGGTTCGTTGGACCCTGCCCCGCTTCCGCTATGATCAGCTTATGCGCCTGGGCTGGACCATCCTGATTCCGCTGGCCATTTTCAACATTCTACTTACTGGGGGGCTAATTGTATTCAACATTATCCCGCAGGTACCGAAGTGGTGGCTGCTGCAGTAA
- a CDS encoding NuoI/complex I 23 kDa subunit family protein — MQPLSNRAKILAKKPMTLAERAYLPAIFQGLSITMRHFFSKKATIRYPEETRPFSPIFRGLHVLKRDEQGRERCTACGLCAVACPAEAITMVAGERKKGEEGLYREEKYAVSYEVNMLRCIFCGLCEEACPKAAVYLQADKMAPPRFERDEFIYGKDRLVEPVSPDARSQRGIQLTPEQAEALRNKMAQQPA; from the coding sequence ATGCAACCTTTAAGCAATAGAGCCAAGATACTGGCGAAGAAGCCGATGACGCTCGCTGAACGAGCGTATTTGCCGGCTATTTTCCAGGGTCTGAGCATTACGATGCGGCACTTCTTCTCCAAGAAAGCTACCATTCGGTATCCAGAGGAGACCCGGCCCTTCTCTCCTATTTTCCGTGGTCTGCACGTGCTCAAGCGTGATGAGCAGGGTCGGGAGCGGTGCACCGCTTGCGGCCTATGTGCTGTGGCCTGCCCCGCTGAAGCTATTACGATGGTAGCTGGTGAGCGTAAAAAAGGTGAAGAAGGTCTCTACCGCGAAGAGAAATACGCTGTTAGCTACGAGGTAAACATGCTGCGCTGCATCTTCTGCGGCTTATGCGAAGAAGCCTGCCCAAAAGCTGCGGTATACTTGCAAGCCGATAAAATGGCCCCTCCACGCTTCGAGCGCGACGAGTTTATCTATGGCAAAGACCGCTTAGTAGAACCAGTGTCGCCGGATGCGCGCTCACAGCGAGGCATTCAACTCACCCCTGAGCAGGCTGAGGCATTACGTAACAAAATGGCCCAACAGCCCGCCTAA
- a CDS encoding NADH-quinone oxidoreductase subunit J family protein, producing MSPLFLFLSFVALFSALGVVLAKNPVHSVLFLILTFFTISGHYLLLNAQFLAAVNIIVYAGAIMVLFLFVIMFLNLNADAEPRKSALSKIAAAIAGGSLLLILVAALRDIQPGGASATAFDSQIGMVDRLGMVLYKQYMLPFELVSVLFIVAMVGAMMLGKRETGERNF from the coding sequence ATGTCTCCTCTCTTTCTCTTTCTGTCATTTGTAGCACTGTTTAGTGCATTGGGCGTGGTGCTTGCCAAAAACCCAGTGCATAGCGTGCTCTTTTTGATTCTGACGTTTTTCACAATATCAGGGCATTATCTGCTGTTGAACGCTCAGTTCTTAGCAGCGGTAAACATCATTGTGTACGCCGGGGCTATTATGGTGCTGTTCCTATTCGTAATCATGTTCCTGAACCTGAATGCTGACGCTGAGCCTCGTAAATCAGCTTTGTCTAAAATAGCGGCGGCTATAGCTGGCGGGTCATTACTGCTCATTCTGGTTGCAGCCCTACGTGATATCCAGCCCGGAGGAGCAAGCGCTACTGCCTTCGATTCGCAAATAGGGATGGTAGACCGGCTGGGCATGGTGCTGTATAAGCAATACATGCTGCCATTTGAGTTGGTGTCGGTATTGTTCATAGTGGCTATGGTCGGTGCTATGATGCTGGGGAAGCGGGAAACAGGAGAGCGAAACTTCTAA
- a CDS encoding TetR/AcrR family transcriptional regulator: MTTLRPELNHKLFLRDPQETDLGRKIIAASVQLIDQIGFEQFTFKKLAQQMGSTEASLYRYFENKHRLLVYLISWHWASLRFQIRFHTHNVADPRERLRLILNIITNAHLDIATTADFDEAALYRVVVAEASKTYLTHEVDEVNHSGFYREYKSLCADVALVVQEIAPHYPYPHALVSTLLETARKQLFFSQHLPSLADAPSPATAGKDIFGFLEHLAFSVLNK; this comes from the coding sequence ATGACGACTCTACGTCCAGAGCTTAATCATAAGCTCTTCTTGCGCGACCCTCAGGAAACTGATCTAGGCCGCAAAATCATTGCTGCCAGCGTACAGCTTATCGATCAGATTGGCTTTGAACAATTTACGTTCAAAAAGCTAGCACAACAGATGGGCTCTACGGAGGCTTCTCTTTATCGCTACTTCGAAAACAAGCACCGTCTGCTTGTCTACCTTATTTCATGGCATTGGGCATCGCTGCGCTTTCAAATCAGGTTTCATACTCACAACGTAGCTGACCCACGCGAGCGGCTGCGGCTAATCCTAAACATCATCACAAATGCTCACCTAGACATTGCCACAACCGCCGACTTTGATGAAGCGGCCTTGTATCGCGTTGTAGTAGCGGAGGCATCCAAAACATACCTCACGCACGAGGTTGACGAGGTAAATCATAGCGGGTTTTATCGGGAGTACAAATCCTTGTGTGCTGATGTAGCCCTCGTAGTGCAGGAAATTGCCCCCCACTACCCCTACCCACATGCTTTAGTAAGCACGCTGCTGGAAACGGCTCGCAAGCAGCTCTTTTTTTCCCAGCACCTGCCTTCGCTAGCCGATGCTCCATCACCCGCGACGGCTGGTAAAGACATCTTTGGGTTTCTAGAGCACTTGGCTTTTTCTGTCTTAAACAAATAA
- a CDS encoding peptidase domain-containing ABC transporter: MASTSSGPTPGQRLWQLLLTERRDIAYLYVYAALAGFISLSLPLGVQSVIGFVSSGAVSTSLIVLIIFIVVGTLLVGCLQIMQIYLVEFLQQRLFARVSFDFAVRLPRVRTEALGNEYLPELMNRMLDTPTLQKGMVILLIDFTSAGLQILFGLILLSFYHPIFIAFGLLLVLMLGILLRLTWYQGIQTSLTESEYKYRVVSWLEDVARTVHTFRLAPRHTLVLDRTDDHVNGYLSARRSHFRVLMAQYLGFVGFKTLITAGLLTIGCWLLINKQINIGQFVASEIIIILTIGAVEKVLIKLDVVYDALTSINKIGHVLDLPTIEKQPGANLPLTDTGVQGLAVELRLVSYSYPYASRSVLNDVSLQLNPKEHLGLAGYDGSGKTTLLRVLGGLLDGYQGVVTFDGTALRDLSPEALSRTVGENFSHQHLFTGSVLENLTLNQPEILPSDVTWALDLVGLRDKINAWPQGLATVLTAGSPLPDNAKQKLLLARALVRRPRLLLLDHFLPAVESAERFRILKRLLAPELPWTLIVASSEPRVLALCPRVAVLREGNLVAVGDYATVAQQPELQELLTI, translated from the coding sequence ATGGCTTCAACCTCATCAGGACCGACACCAGGTCAGCGCTTATGGCAGCTTCTGCTTACTGAGCGCCGTGATATCGCCTACCTCTACGTATACGCTGCGCTGGCTGGGTTTATCAGCTTATCGTTGCCCTTAGGGGTGCAAAGCGTGATTGGGTTTGTCTCGAGCGGAGCGGTAAGCACCTCACTGATAGTGCTTATCATTTTTATTGTGGTGGGTACACTGCTGGTTGGCTGCCTCCAGATTATGCAGATCTATCTAGTGGAGTTTCTGCAGCAACGCTTGTTTGCGCGGGTTTCTTTCGACTTTGCCGTGCGCCTGCCGCGGGTGCGTACAGAGGCACTAGGCAACGAGTATCTGCCAGAGCTAATGAATCGAATGCTCGACACGCCCACTCTTCAGAAAGGAATGGTTATCCTGCTTATTGACTTCACGTCGGCAGGGCTCCAGATCCTGTTTGGATTGATCCTGTTGTCCTTTTATCACCCGATTTTTATAGCATTTGGTCTGTTGCTGGTCCTGATGCTGGGTATACTGCTACGCCTAACGTGGTATCAGGGAATACAAACCAGCCTCACCGAATCGGAATATAAGTACCGCGTTGTATCCTGGCTGGAAGATGTCGCCCGCACCGTGCACACATTCCGCCTAGCACCCCGTCACACCTTAGTGCTTGATCGTACGGACGATCATGTTAATGGCTACCTCTCGGCCCGCCGCTCACACTTCCGGGTGCTGATGGCGCAATACCTAGGGTTTGTGGGATTCAAAACGTTGATTACGGCTGGCTTGTTAACCATCGGCTGCTGGCTGCTCATCAATAAGCAAATCAATATTGGCCAGTTTGTAGCCTCCGAGATTATCATCATTTTGACAATTGGGGCAGTAGAGAAAGTATTGATTAAGCTAGACGTGGTGTATGATGCGCTGACTTCAATCAATAAGATTGGGCATGTGCTGGATTTGCCCACGATAGAGAAGCAGCCTGGAGCCAATTTGCCCCTCACTGATACTGGCGTGCAAGGCTTAGCTGTCGAGTTGCGGTTGGTGTCCTATAGCTATCCTTACGCCTCACGCTCAGTACTCAACGATGTATCCCTGCAGCTAAACCCAAAGGAGCATCTGGGTTTAGCTGGCTACGATGGATCAGGCAAGACCACGCTTCTACGCGTTCTGGGGGGCTTACTCGATGGCTACCAAGGAGTGGTTACTTTCGACGGCACAGCACTACGTGACCTCTCCCCCGAAGCATTATCGCGCACGGTAGGCGAGAATTTTTCCCATCAGCATTTGTTCACTGGCTCGGTGCTGGAAAACCTGACCCTGAATCAGCCCGAGATACTACCCTCCGATGTGACCTGGGCGCTTGACTTGGTGGGACTTCGTGATAAGATAAACGCCTGGCCTCAGGGCTTAGCTACCGTTCTTACTGCTGGTTCTCCCCTCCCCGACAACGCAAAGCAGAAGCTATTGCTGGCCAGAGCATTGGTTCGTCGTCCGCGCCTACTATTGCTCGATCATTTTTTGCCTGCTGTTGAGTCTGCTGAGCGCTTTCGCATTCTCAAGCGCCTTCTCGCTCCCGAACTTCCTTGGACCCTGATTGTGGCTTCCAGCGAACCGCGCGTGCTGGCGCTCTGCCCACGTGTCGCGGTGCTTCGCGAGGGAAACCTAGTAGCAGTTGGAGATTACGCGACAGTTGCGCAGCAACCTGAACTGCAAGAGCTGCTGACAATCTAA
- a CDS encoding HlyD family secretion protein — translation MPFTEYRLPETHPEANRFSSFGKVQTPRTGRVLARWCGALGLLVLLCGFLPWTQNIRSNGTLTTLRPQDRPQTVPSTIGGRIVRWRVREGQLVQRGDTLVEIAEIKDKYFDPELLIRTREQLLAKEGSLRENGAKAAALGQQQVALRQALSVSLDKARNKVLQSRLKVRSDSAELVAANTDFAIARQQLERQENLYKQGLKSLTELEQRRLKFQESTAKQQAVANKLGVSQQELVNARLELLSLSAEYQDKLAKSESDRRSATAYQFDTEGQIAKMRNEYANLTLRNAFYRITAPQDGYVVRALKQGLGEIIKEGEPIVTVMPSTPQLAAELYVKPMDIPLLSVGRKVRLQFDGWPALVFSGWPGTSFGTFGA, via the coding sequence ATGCCGTTCACTGAGTATAGACTTCCTGAAACCCATCCTGAAGCCAATCGATTTAGTTCGTTTGGCAAGGTGCAGACACCGCGTACCGGACGGGTGCTGGCCCGTTGGTGCGGAGCGCTAGGTCTGCTGGTGCTACTATGCGGCTTTCTACCCTGGACGCAGAATATCCGTTCCAACGGTACGCTGACAACCCTCCGCCCGCAAGATCGTCCACAAACCGTTCCCAGCACGATTGGGGGGCGAATTGTGCGTTGGCGCGTTCGGGAGGGCCAGCTAGTTCAGCGTGGTGATACGCTGGTTGAAATCGCCGAAATCAAGGACAAGTATTTTGATCCCGAGTTGCTGATCCGGACCCGTGAGCAGCTGCTGGCCAAGGAAGGCTCTTTGCGGGAGAATGGGGCAAAGGCGGCGGCGTTGGGCCAGCAACAAGTAGCGCTGCGCCAAGCATTAAGTGTCAGCCTAGATAAAGCCCGCAATAAGGTGCTGCAATCCCGCCTTAAAGTACGCAGCGACAGCGCCGAGTTGGTGGCCGCCAACACTGACTTTGCTATTGCGCGGCAGCAGCTGGAGCGCCAGGAAAATCTGTACAAGCAGGGCCTAAAATCTCTGACTGAGTTGGAGCAGCGGCGGCTTAAGTTTCAGGAATCGACAGCTAAACAACAGGCAGTGGCTAATAAGCTGGGCGTAAGTCAGCAGGAGTTAGTAAATGCCCGTTTGGAGTTGCTCTCGCTCAGTGCTGAGTATCAAGATAAGCTAGCAAAGTCGGAAAGTGACCGGCGTAGTGCTACGGCCTACCAGTTTGATACCGAAGGCCAAATTGCCAAGATGCGCAATGAATACGCAAACCTAACCTTACGCAATGCCTTTTACCGGATCACTGCTCCGCAGGATGGATATGTGGTGCGCGCGCTGAAACAAGGTTTAGGTGAGATCATCAAGGAGGGCGAGCCCATCGTGACCGTGATGCCTTCAACGCCCCAGCTGGCCGCTGAGCTTTACGTGAAACCAATGGATATTCCGCTGCTTTCGGTGGGCCGCAAAGTTCGGCTGCAATTTGATGGCTGGCCCGCGCTGGTGTTTTCGGGCTGGCCCGGCACGAGCTTCGGCACCTTCGGGGCGTAG
- a CDS encoding TolC family protein, giving the protein MVRSVFLLVVLLGTGLMSTGWATAQPLPRDTTQLVFTLTDLFTHVTLRHPVARQAGLLPKRAQQEIRYARGLLDPSVSSKYYGKTLGSKDYFNTWDNTLKVPVWFGFDLKAGFERNVGTYVSQQVRTPESGLSYLGISVPLAQGLLIDERRAAIRQAQALAGLAEAERRGALNKLLLSAAKDYWEWSLSHQRLELLRYNAELAEVRFRAVRERVRQGDLAAIDSVEALTELQNRQAQLVQARVQWQNVTLLLSNYLWDEQNQPRELPPTSRPEALPAPAAWRSLPPDSVEALVNLASQIHPELAKSRAKLNQLGIERRLLSNKLLPKLSVDYNLLRTGQPFQPEGDMQWTNAYLTNNYKLGLSFQYPLLLRQERSKLQLNQLKRREAELTLQQDTREVQTTVRTVANDWEALREQLRVQEQVVENSQKLRNGEQIRFENGESSVFLLNSREASLVSARVKLAELQAKYAQVQATLRWAAGGSLE; this is encoded by the coding sequence ATGGTTCGTTCCGTCTTTTTGCTGGTTGTGCTCCTGGGAACGGGGTTGATGTCCACCGGTTGGGCGACGGCACAGCCACTGCCGCGCGATACCACGCAGCTGGTCTTTACGCTCACCGATCTGTTTACGCACGTTACGTTACGGCACCCAGTGGCTCGGCAGGCTGGCTTGCTGCCCAAGCGCGCCCAGCAGGAAATTCGCTACGCCCGCGGCCTGCTCGATCCATCTGTAAGCAGCAAATACTACGGGAAGACGTTGGGTAGCAAAGACTATTTTAATACCTGGGACAATACCCTGAAGGTACCGGTGTGGTTTGGCTTCGACTTGAAAGCTGGCTTTGAGCGCAATGTGGGCACTTATGTAAGCCAGCAAGTACGGACACCCGAAAGCGGCCTAAGCTATCTGGGCATATCGGTGCCCTTGGCGCAAGGCTTGCTCATTGATGAACGCCGGGCGGCCATCCGTCAAGCACAGGCATTGGCCGGCCTAGCCGAAGCCGAACGCCGTGGCGCCCTCAACAAGCTTTTACTATCGGCGGCCAAAGACTATTGGGAATGGAGCTTGAGTCACCAACGCTTAGAACTATTACGCTATAATGCCGAGTTGGCGGAGGTCCGATTCAGGGCGGTGCGCGAGCGGGTCCGGCAGGGGGATCTGGCAGCCATCGACTCGGTAGAAGCACTCACTGAACTTCAGAATCGGCAGGCGCAACTGGTGCAGGCGCGGGTACAGTGGCAAAATGTGACGCTCCTGCTCAGTAACTACTTGTGGGACGAGCAGAATCAGCCACGAGAATTGCCCCCCACTTCGCGCCCCGAAGCCTTACCCGCCCCCGCTGCGTGGCGCTCATTGCCCCCCGATTCAGTGGAGGCGCTGGTGAACCTGGCTAGTCAAATACACCCTGAATTGGCAAAGTCGCGGGCCAAGCTCAACCAATTAGGCATTGAACGCCGACTCTTATCGAACAAGCTATTACCCAAGCTATCAGTAGATTACAACCTATTGCGCACTGGGCAGCCATTCCAGCCTGAAGGCGATATGCAATGGACCAATGCATATCTCACCAACAACTACAAGCTGGGCCTGAGCTTCCAATACCCGCTGTTGCTGCGCCAAGAACGAAGCAAGCTGCAACTCAACCAACTAAAGCGGCGCGAAGCCGAACTAACTCTGCAACAGGACACGCGGGAGGTACAAACTACCGTGCGCACCGTCGCCAACGATTGGGAGGCTCTGCGCGAGCAGCTTCGCGTGCAGGAGCAGGTAGTAGAAAACTCCCAGAAGCTGCGCAACGGCGAGCAAATCCGATTTGAAAACGGTGAGAGCTCCGTGTTTCTGCTCAATTCCCGCGAAGCCTCACTCGTCAGCGCACGAGTAAAGTTGGCAGAGCTGCAAGCCAAATACGCGCAAGTGCAGGCTACACTGCGTTGGGCAGCCGGAGGAAGCCTGGAATAA
- a CDS encoding RNA polymerase sigma factor codes for METLPLTLDATLAMTAGHQDQQIQEAVRAQRGRLLQFIRRRIPNEAEAEDVLQDVFAELVESYRLLKPVEQAAAWLFRVARNKITDLYRRKKAVSLENELVSGFDDEDDSLLLADVLPAHDDSPENRLLRETLMEALAEALEELPPNQRQVFVWHELEEKTFREMEAETGVPLKTLISRKHYAVQHLRKRLQKLYTELFTD; via the coding sequence ATGGAAACGCTACCTCTCACGCTCGACGCGACGCTGGCAATGACCGCAGGCCACCAGGACCAGCAGATACAAGAAGCCGTGCGCGCACAACGCGGCCGGCTGCTGCAGTTCATCCGGCGCCGTATTCCCAACGAGGCGGAGGCGGAAGACGTGCTACAGGACGTCTTTGCCGAACTCGTTGAAAGCTACCGCCTGCTCAAACCTGTAGAGCAAGCCGCCGCTTGGCTCTTTCGGGTGGCCCGCAACAAAATCACGGACCTCTACCGTCGCAAAAAAGCTGTTTCGTTGGAAAATGAGCTAGTCAGCGGCTTTGACGACGAAGACGATTCCCTGTTGCTCGCCGATGTGCTGCCCGCTCACGACGACTCCCCGGAAAACCGCTTGCTACGCGAAACGCTAATGGAGGCGCTGGCAGAAGCGCTGGAAGAATTGCCCCCCAACCAGCGTCAGGTGTTCGTGTGGCACGAACTAGAGGAGAAAACCTTCCGCGAAATGGAAGCCGAAACTGGCGTGCCGCTCAAAACCCTGATTTCCCGCAAGCACTACGCCGTTCAGCACCTGCGTAAGCGCCTGCAGAAACTGTACACCGAGCTATTCACTGATTAA